In a single window of the Terriglobus roseus genome:
- a CDS encoding SDR family NAD(P)-dependent oxidoreductase, with protein sequence MSDGKLAGKVALVTGSSSGIGQGIAIRMAKDGADVVVNYSGHIEGAQETQSQIQALGRKAIIVHADVSKVADCQAVVQAGWDQLGKVDILVNNAGVEKGSEFVDVTEADYDLVLDINLKGPFFTTQAFVKHLLDAKLPGRVLNISSVHEDMVFPHFASYCASKGGIRMLMRDLAVELGPKNITVNNIAPGAIITPINKSLLDDKAKLDPLLANIPLGRMGTVDDVAALACFLASDDAAYVTGSTYFVDGGLIRNYHEQ encoded by the coding sequence ATGAGCGACGGTAAACTCGCAGGAAAAGTAGCACTCGTTACAGGTTCTTCGTCCGGCATCGGCCAGGGCATCGCGATCCGCATGGCGAAGGACGGCGCGGACGTCGTCGTCAACTACAGCGGCCACATCGAGGGCGCGCAGGAGACCCAGAGCCAGATTCAGGCTCTGGGCCGCAAAGCGATCATCGTCCACGCAGACGTTTCAAAGGTCGCCGACTGCCAGGCGGTGGTGCAGGCCGGCTGGGACCAATTGGGCAAGGTCGACATCCTGGTGAACAACGCGGGCGTCGAGAAGGGCTCGGAGTTCGTCGATGTCACCGAAGCCGACTACGACCTGGTGCTCGACATCAACCTGAAAGGGCCGTTCTTCACCACGCAGGCCTTCGTGAAACACCTGCTGGATGCCAAGCTGCCCGGTCGCGTCCTGAACATCTCCTCTGTGCACGAAGACATGGTCTTTCCCCACTTTGCCAGCTACTGTGCCTCCAAGGGCGGGATCCGGATGCTGATGCGCGACCTGGCTGTCGAGCTCGGCCCCAAAAACATCACCGTCAACAACATCGCACCCGGCGCAATCATCACGCCCATAAACAAGTCCCTGCTGGATGACAAGGCGAAGCTTGATCCCCTGCTCGCCAACATCCCGCTGGGACGGATGGGCACAGTGGACGATGTTGCGGCATTGGCCTGCTTCCTGGCGAGCGACGATGCCGCCTACGTGACCGGCTCGACCTACTTCGTCGACGGCGGCCTGATCCGCAACTATCACGAGCAATAG
- a CDS encoding glutamine synthetase family protein, with product MSGNYRDFLELSYEELEDLNLAAKDQRKQRVAIGKIQEERLKYLTDTKGIKAVTVVFSDLEGRMHMLDYDKKFLVNSYDNLTFDGSSIRGFTAQKESDLRLGLDWNAFYWTPADVFGSGKVMIFGEVIDKTGGPYSADLRGILKQYANKQYDEKGYTLNAANEVEGFLFEGVDAERSFHKTGSFEYVNGGGYYNSLPGDPLREFIDTAAEVQRAMGFENEKDHPEVAPSQFEINYTYGDVVSAADQIQLYKLICRQVATQMGMTASFLPKPVTGVNGSGMHTNVSITKDKKNLFYDKSGEEGMSPLAWSFIDKILTHGNDICLLLNSSVNAYRRLDPHFEAPNQIKASATDRGSMVRIPIGNEKSARVEVRSVGPDANPYAVLYSVFKTGIDGQVGQIDNLRQASRYLPDNVYTAIENFRSAEWTTTLLGADVKERFAELKQASADRCPRLLGTVVKGPEVQFHHEIYNQLLWGQF from the coding sequence ATGTCAGGCAATTACCGCGATTTTCTCGAACTGTCGTATGAAGAGCTCGAAGATCTGAACCTCGCCGCAAAGGACCAGCGCAAGCAGCGCGTGGCCATCGGCAAGATCCAGGAAGAGCGGTTGAAGTACCTGACCGACACCAAGGGCATCAAGGCCGTCACCGTAGTCTTCAGCGATCTCGAAGGCCGCATGCACATGCTGGACTATGACAAGAAGTTCCTGGTCAACAGCTATGACAACCTGACCTTTGACGGCTCGTCCATCCGCGGCTTTACAGCACAGAAGGAATCCGATCTGCGCCTGGGGCTGGACTGGAACGCCTTCTACTGGACACCTGCAGACGTCTTCGGCTCCGGCAAGGTCATGATCTTCGGTGAAGTCATCGACAAAACCGGCGGCCCCTACAGCGCCGATCTTCGCGGCATCCTGAAGCAGTACGCCAACAAGCAGTACGACGAGAAGGGCTACACCCTGAACGCCGCGAACGAAGTCGAAGGCTTCCTCTTCGAAGGCGTTGACGCTGAGCGCTCGTTCCACAAGACCGGTTCGTTCGAGTACGTCAACGGCGGTGGCTATTACAATTCCCTGCCCGGCGATCCACTCCGCGAGTTCATCGACACCGCTGCCGAAGTGCAGCGCGCCATGGGCTTCGAGAACGAGAAGGACCATCCGGAAGTTGCTCCCTCGCAGTTCGAGATCAACTACACGTACGGCGACGTCGTCTCGGCGGCTGACCAGATCCAGCTCTACAAGCTGATCTGTCGCCAGGTGGCCACGCAGATGGGCATGACCGCCAGCTTCCTGCCCAAGCCCGTTACGGGCGTCAACGGCAGCGGCATGCACACCAACGTGTCGATCACCAAGGACAAGAAAAACCTCTTCTACGACAAGTCCGGCGAGGAAGGCATGTCGCCCCTGGCATGGAGCTTCATCGACAAGATCCTGACGCACGGGAACGACATCTGCCTGCTGCTGAACTCGTCGGTCAACGCGTACCGCCGTCTCGACCCGCACTTCGAAGCACCGAACCAGATCAAGGCTTCGGCCACCGATCGTGGCTCGATGGTTCGTATTCCCATCGGCAATGAGAAGTCGGCCCGTGTTGAGGTCCGTTCCGTCGGTCCCGATGCGAACCCCTACGCCGTGTTGTACTCGGTCTTCAAGACCGGTATCGACGGTCAGGTTGGTCAGATCGACAACCTGCGCCAGGCGTCGCGTTACCTGCCGGACAACGTCTACACGGCCATCGAGAATTTCCGCAGCGCAGAGTGGACCACCACGCTGCTGGGTGCGGACGTCAAGGAGCGCTTCGCAGAACTGAAGCAGGCTTCGGCCGACCGCTGCCCGCGCCTGCTGGGAACTGTGGTCAAGGGACCGGAAGTTCAGTTCCACCACGAGATCTACAACCAGCTCCTGTGGGGCCAGTTCTAG
- a CDS encoding threonine aldolase family protein — protein sequence MTHISTDNSQQFASDNYSGICPEAWAAMAEANQGHATAYGDDPWTQRASDLFRDLFETECEVFFAFNGTAANSLSLAALCQSYHSVICAQSAHVETDECGAPEFFSNGSKLLTAPTVDGKMTSEAIRTMATSRNDIHFPKPKAVTITQSTETGRVYSVEELSALSATCRELKLHLHMDGARFANAVAAVGCTPAEMTWKAGIEVLCFGGTKNGMAIGEAIVFFDHTLAQDFDYRCKQAGQLASKMRFLSSPWVGMLESGAWQRNAQHANACAKRLRDGIAGITKGSIMYPTEANAVFLMSDEERLNQLRERGWRFYTFIGGSARFMFAWDTDIARVDQLAADICDIMR from the coding sequence ATGACTCACATCAGCACAGACAATTCGCAACAGTTCGCCAGCGACAACTACTCCGGCATCTGCCCGGAGGCCTGGGCAGCAATGGCGGAAGCCAATCAGGGCCATGCAACCGCCTACGGAGATGATCCGTGGACGCAGCGTGCGTCGGACCTGTTCCGCGACCTCTTTGAAACGGAGTGCGAGGTCTTTTTCGCCTTCAATGGCACCGCAGCGAATTCGCTGTCGCTGGCGGCGCTCTGCCAGAGCTACCACTCGGTTATCTGTGCGCAGTCTGCACACGTTGAGACCGACGAGTGCGGTGCACCCGAGTTCTTCTCCAACGGCAGCAAGCTGCTGACGGCCCCGACAGTCGACGGCAAGATGACGTCAGAGGCGATCCGCACGATGGCGACTTCGCGCAATGACATCCACTTTCCGAAGCCGAAGGCAGTCACCATCACGCAGTCCACGGAGACGGGGCGCGTGTACTCCGTTGAGGAGCTGTCTGCGCTGAGCGCGACGTGCCGTGAATTGAAACTGCACCTGCACATGGATGGCGCACGTTTCGCGAATGCCGTGGCGGCAGTAGGCTGCACGCCGGCCGAGATGACGTGGAAGGCCGGCATCGAGGTGCTGTGCTTTGGTGGGACGAAGAACGGCATGGCGATCGGCGAGGCCATTGTCTTTTTCGACCACACACTGGCGCAGGACTTCGATTACCGCTGCAAGCAGGCAGGGCAGCTTGCCAGCAAGATGCGCTTTCTATCCTCGCCGTGGGTAGGCATGCTGGAGAGTGGCGCCTGGCAGCGGAACGCTCAACACGCAAACGCCTGTGCGAAGCGACTGCGCGACGGCATTGCAGGCATTACAAAGGGCAGCATCATGTACCCGACGGAGGCAAACGCCGTGTTCCTGATGAGTGATGAGGAACGGCTGAACCAGCTTCGGGAACGCGGCTGGCGGTTCTACACCTTCATCGGCGGCAGTGCTCGCTTTATGTTTGCGTGGGATACGGACATTGCCCGCGTCGACCAGCTTGCGGCGGATATCTGCGACATCATGCGATAG